The following are from one region of the Dreissena polymorpha isolate Duluth1 chromosome 2, UMN_Dpol_1.0, whole genome shotgun sequence genome:
- the LOC127867521 gene encoding myc protein-like, whose translation MGIKRILTNITIDMHHHAVKRAKMESILPSEYYPTFFEELELHNSPMSFASEDIWKKFDLPTPPLSPSHDGDDGWDLENVDMPFDIDTEDLVLFDDEKTAELLKDVEESFPESPPGPDLDIIMTSENLASNLIQDIMWSAPSSRNDGIISKKSTTESTRQRCNSCSAPPTDTKCVAPDEVLMETTMTGQVAKTSFHNHGIETPSDSEEEIDVVTVADKQFSTFPVKKKCTSEDEWSSPEMCKTKPPTVTFENKPVQVHHIVTKYSNTSVRQRVDCPTDVHNYSLPVTSLKRVHSYPSSPVTHKSKKIRRDISIPSELRKVAQKLKSSVGSCSRNSSDSEDMCDAGKRTQHNVLERKRRTDLKNSFFHLRDSVPDLEGQERAAKVVILRNASQYIIRLIEEQRQKEREIEQLKLKKEKLKRHLSRLRDY comes from the exons ATGGGAATTAAACGGATACTTACAAATATTACTATCG ATATGCATCATCACGCTGTTAAAAGAGCGAAAATGGAAAGCATTCTACCAAGTGAATATTATCCTACATTCTTTGAGGAACTCGAGCTGCACAATTCACCCATGTCATTTGCAAGTGAGGACATCTGGAAAAAGTTTGACCTTCCAACACCACCACTCTCACCCagtcatgatggtgatgatggttgGGACTTGGAGAACGTTGACATGCCATTTGACATTGACACAGAGGATTTGGTTCTGTTTGATGACGAAAAAACAGCAGAACTCCTCAAAGATGTTGAAGAGTCGTTTCCAGAGTCTCCACCAGGCCCTGATCTTGATATCATAATGACTTCTGAAAACCTAGCATCAAACTTGATTCAAGATATAATGTGGTCTGCACCTTCAAGTCGCAATGACGGAATCATCTCCAAGAAGTCCACAACTGAGAGCACACGCCAGAGGTGCAACTCCTGCTCAGCGCCACCAACTGATACAAAATGCGTAGCTCCAGACGAGGTCCTCATGGAGACAACTATGACCGGTCAAGTTGCTAAGACCAGTTTCCACAATCATGGAATTGAGACCCCATCAGATTCTG AGGAAGAGATTGATGTAGTCACAGTCGCTGATAAGCAATTCAGCACTTTCCCTGTTAAGAAGAAATGCACTTCTGAGGATGAATGGAGCAGCCCAGAAATGTGCAAGACCAAACCTCCTACAGTGACTTTtgaaaataagcctgtgcaggttCATCATATAGTCACAAAATACTCTAATACTAGTGTAAGGCAGCGAGTAGATTGTCCCACAGATGTTCATAACTACAGTTTACCCGTGACTTCATTAAAACGAGTGCATTCATATCCTAGTTCACCAGTGACTCATAAGAGCAAAAAAATTCGCAGGGATATTAGTATACCATCAGAGTTGAGAAAGGTTGCACAAAAACTGAAATCTTCTGTTGGAAGTTGTAGTAGAAACTCTAGTGATTCTGAGGATATGTGTGATGCTGGAAAACGGACACAACACAATGTGCTTGAGCGTAAACGAAGAACGGACTTGAAAAACAGTTTCTTTCACCTCAGAGACTCTGTTCCAGATCTAGAGGGTCAGGAACGTGCTGCTAAGGTTGTCATTCTCAGGAACGCTTCACAGTACATCATCAGACTCATTGAAGAGCAAAGACAGAAAGAACGTGAAATTGAACAATTGAAGCTTAAAAAGGAAAAGCTGAAGAGGCATTTATCAAGATTGAGGGATTATTGA